A genomic segment from Nocardiopsis sp. Huas11 encodes:
- a CDS encoding oxygenase MpaB family protein: MEPTVAAPESITWRIHLDRSMWVAGVRALMLQALHPVAMQGVWQLSDFRSDPTGRLLRTAHFVAVTTYGSPVEADALGERVRRVHRALAFTDPATGRHHRVDERELLVWVHCAEVSSYLETTYRAGVPLTSQERDRYVDEQARTAGYVGLDPTDVPRSVPDLRRYLTRMRPRLRVTPEARQAVRFLLWPKVPERLAWLTPFKPLWFPVGALSYATLPGWARRAYGVLPEVPGGDAAATASLRALRSTLNRVPERYYNLLFDEATIRSADEARERLLAAGYEVANGFRALRARTEFRAPSGPPSVPPPRAPVEA; encoded by the coding sequence ATGGAGCCGACCGTCGCCGCCCCGGAGAGCATCACCTGGAGGATCCACCTGGACCGGTCGATGTGGGTCGCCGGAGTGCGCGCCCTCATGCTCCAGGCCCTGCACCCCGTCGCGATGCAGGGCGTGTGGCAGCTGTCGGACTTCCGGTCCGATCCCACGGGCCGCCTGCTGCGCACCGCCCACTTCGTGGCCGTGACCACCTACGGCAGCCCCGTCGAGGCCGACGCCCTGGGGGAGCGGGTGCGACGCGTGCACCGCGCGCTGGCCTTCACCGACCCGGCCACCGGTCGCCACCACCGCGTCGACGAGCGCGAACTGTTGGTGTGGGTGCACTGCGCGGAGGTCTCCTCCTACCTGGAGACCACCTACCGGGCGGGCGTGCCGCTCACCTCGCAGGAGCGGGACCGCTACGTCGACGAGCAGGCGCGCACGGCCGGCTACGTCGGCCTGGACCCGACCGACGTGCCGCGCAGCGTCCCGGACCTGCGCCGCTACCTCACCCGGATGCGGCCGCGGCTGCGCGTCACTCCGGAGGCGCGCCAGGCTGTGCGCTTCCTGCTGTGGCCCAAGGTGCCCGAACGCCTCGCCTGGCTGACCCCGTTCAAGCCCCTGTGGTTCCCGGTCGGCGCGCTCTCCTACGCGACCCTGCCGGGGTGGGCGCGCCGCGCCTACGGTGTGCTGCCGGAGGTGCCCGGCGGCGACGCGGCGGCCACGGCGTCGCTGCGCGCCCTGCGGTCGACCCTGAACCGGGTGCCGGAGCGCTACTACAACCTGCTCTTCGACGAGGCGACCATCCGCAGCGCCGACGAGGCCAGGGAGCGTCTGTTGGCCGCCGGGTACGAGGTCGCCAACGGGTTCCGCGCGCTGCGGGCCCGCACCGAGTTCCGTGCGCCGAGCGGTCCGCCGAGTGTCCCGCCGCCCCGCGCTCCCGTCGAGGCGTGA
- a CDS encoding GNAT family N-acetyltransferase — protein MAHTSVGGAEATGAARADEIRMLRVHHDDPRVQGLLDGLLAEYTERYGAEGAANELAMYPVSEFAAPHGRVVLAELDGLVVAGGAVRPYKQGRLAMADTAEFKRVWTSSDHRRRGLARRVMAALEEAARDLGYTRALLFTGPAQPEAVALYERIGYTALDPADLDELPHRSSLPFARDLRG, from the coding sequence GTGGCACACACCAGCGTCGGAGGAGCCGAGGCGACGGGGGCCGCACGCGCGGACGAGATCCGCATGCTGCGGGTGCACCACGACGACCCCCGGGTCCAGGGCCTGCTCGACGGGCTGCTGGCGGAGTACACCGAGCGCTACGGCGCCGAGGGCGCGGCCAACGAGCTGGCGATGTACCCGGTGTCGGAGTTCGCCGCTCCGCACGGCCGGGTGGTGCTGGCCGAGCTCGACGGGCTGGTCGTGGCCGGGGGCGCCGTGCGCCCCTACAAGCAGGGACGCCTGGCCATGGCCGACACCGCCGAGTTCAAGCGCGTGTGGACCAGCTCCGACCACCGGCGCCGCGGACTGGCGCGCCGGGTGATGGCGGCGCTGGAGGAGGCCGCCCGCGACCTGGGCTACACGCGCGCGCTGTTGTTCACGGGGCCGGCCCAGCCGGAGGCGGTGGCGCTGTACGAGCGGATCGGCTACACCGCGCTCGACCCGGCCGACCTCGACGAACTGCCGCACCGCTCGTCCCTGCCGTTCGCGCGCGATCTGCGGGGCTGA
- the sigJ gene encoding RNA polymerase sigma factor SigJ, translating into MDAAAVELFEANRARLASLAYRLLGSAADADDAVQDAFLRWQAADQEHIEVPEAWLTKVVTNLSLDRLRSARARRERAVGDWLPEPLLEGDPMLGPAETFEQRESVTLAVLLLMERLSPVERAVYVLREAFSHSHAEIAAILDLTEAASQQHAHRARRRIMAARNGEEVDRASARRIVEAFVDAASSGRTERLVALLTDDATAVTDGAGMATKLLRYSVPERIASVLRAGFNPTPAKRKLAGGSPSIHAGLVNGSPAVIAVLDGRVLGTVVLEVRGDRISAVRGIATPDRLGRLTEEWGRHDHDDPLITSW; encoded by the coding sequence ATGGACGCTGCGGCTGTGGAACTGTTCGAGGCCAACCGGGCACGGTTGGCCTCGCTCGCGTACCGTCTCCTCGGCTCGGCCGCCGACGCCGATGACGCGGTGCAGGACGCGTTCCTGCGCTGGCAGGCCGCCGACCAGGAGCACATCGAGGTGCCCGAGGCGTGGCTGACCAAAGTGGTCACCAACCTGTCCCTGGACCGGCTCCGTTCGGCGAGGGCGCGGCGCGAACGCGCGGTCGGGGACTGGCTGCCCGAGCCGCTCCTGGAGGGCGACCCGATGCTGGGGCCGGCCGAGACCTTCGAGCAGCGCGAATCGGTCACCTTGGCGGTGCTGCTGCTGATGGAGCGCCTGTCCCCGGTCGAACGGGCGGTCTACGTCCTACGCGAGGCCTTCTCCCACAGCCACGCCGAGATCGCCGCGATCCTCGACCTCACCGAGGCCGCGAGTCAACAGCACGCCCACCGGGCCCGACGGCGCATCATGGCCGCGCGCAACGGCGAGGAGGTCGACCGCGCCTCCGCCCGCCGCATCGTCGAGGCGTTCGTCGACGCCGCCTCCTCGGGCCGGACCGAACGGCTGGTCGCGTTGTTGACCGACGACGCGACCGCGGTCACCGACGGCGCCGGAATGGCGACCAAGCTGCTGCGGTACTCGGTTCCTGAGCGGATCGCGTCCGTGCTACGCGCGGGCTTCAATCCGACACCGGCCAAGCGGAAGCTGGCCGGCGGCTCCCCGTCGATCCACGCCGGCCTGGTCAACGGCTCCCCCGCCGTGATCGCCGTTCTCGACGGCCGGGTCCTGGGAACGGTGGTCCTGGAGGTTCGCGGCGACAGGATCTCGGCTGTGCGGGGCATCGCCACACCGGACCGGCTCGGCCGCCTGACCGAGGAGTGGGGGCGGCACGACCACGACGACCCCCTCATCACGTCGTGGTGA
- a CDS encoding NAD(P)/FAD-dependent oxidoreductase — protein sequence MRHRIIVLGAGYAGASAAGYLARHLHPDDAEITVVNAEPDFVERMRLHQLAAGREQRRFGLAEMFAGTGIRLRVARVTAVDAERRTVTVADGEGSDRLGYDTLLYALGSASADHGVPGVDEHAFHIAARPSAQRLRERLDELGGNGRVVVVGGNLTAIEAATEIAEARPGLRVTLATSGELGGWLGPKARRHLLRSFDGFGITVHEHTTVERVEATGAVAADDTAFAADATVWAAGFAAHPIAAASGLAVEDDGRITVDRKMRSVSHPRVYAAGDSVHVIGDNGRPLPMSCASAGFTRMQATAAVVGDLTGRTVRESALGYLGNCISLGSKDAIFQRVDGEARSLSGALLGRPAARFKAFVLRGAAWNMGHPTYGLPTRRLRLSAAPVRRPEVAAE from the coding sequence ATGCGGCATCGCATCATCGTCCTCGGGGCCGGGTACGCGGGAGCCTCCGCCGCTGGATACCTCGCTCGCCATCTCCACCCCGACGACGCCGAGATCACCGTCGTCAACGCCGAACCCGACTTCGTCGAACGGATGCGCCTGCACCAGCTCGCCGCCGGACGCGAACAGCGCCGCTTCGGGTTGGCGGAGATGTTCGCGGGCACGGGCATCCGGCTGCGCGTCGCACGGGTCACCGCCGTCGACGCCGAGCGGCGGACCGTCACCGTGGCCGACGGAGAGGGCAGCGACCGGCTCGGCTACGACACCCTCCTCTACGCGCTCGGCAGCGCCTCCGCCGACCACGGGGTCCCCGGCGTGGACGAGCACGCCTTCCACATCGCCGCACGGCCGTCGGCACAGCGGTTGCGCGAGCGCCTGGACGAGCTGGGCGGGAACGGGCGGGTGGTGGTCGTCGGTGGCAACCTGACCGCGATCGAGGCCGCCACCGAGATCGCCGAAGCCCGCCCCGGCCTGCGCGTGACCCTCGCCACCAGCGGGGAGCTGGGCGGCTGGCTGGGCCCCAAGGCCCGCCGCCACCTGCTGCGGTCCTTCGACGGATTCGGCATCACCGTCCACGAGCACACCACCGTCGAGCGGGTCGAGGCGACCGGTGCCGTGGCCGCCGACGACACCGCCTTCGCCGCCGACGCGACCGTGTGGGCGGCCGGCTTCGCCGCCCACCCTATCGCCGCCGCCAGCGGACTCGCCGTCGAGGACGACGGCAGGATCACGGTCGACCGCAAGATGCGGTCGGTCTCGCACCCGCGGGTCTACGCCGCTGGTGACAGCGTCCACGTCATCGGCGACAACGGCCGACCGCTGCCGATGTCCTGCGCTTCGGCGGGATTCACCAGGATGCAGGCCACGGCCGCGGTCGTCGGGGACCTGACCGGACGCACCGTCCGCGAGAGCGCGTTGGGCTACCTGGGCAACTGCATCAGCCTCGGAAGCAAGGACGCGATCTTCCAACGGGTCGACGGCGAGGCACGGTCGCTGTCCGGGGCCCTGCTCGGCCGCCCGGCCGCACGGTTCAAGGCGTTCGTGCTCAGGGGCGCCGCGTGGAACATGGGCCACCCGACCTATGGGCTGCCGACCCGCAGGCTCCGACTGTCCGCCGCGCCCGTCCGCCGCCCCGAGGTGGCCGCCGAGTAG
- a CDS encoding intradiol ring-cleavage dioxygenase, giving the protein MADSRFQGAPLTRRHAIAGGGALVMGTALAGCSSSDSGSGTGGTESAPSVDGTDGVCVLSPEVTEGPYYLDGQLIREDITDGKQGFPLAMAITVVDYSDGCAPMTEDSVAVEIWHCDAWGYYSGYTDAGPGGQVPDEDGEGDEMSFLRGIRLVDGDGTAYFSTVVPGWYRPRVTHVHLKVHVGGEADTTYEGGTTVHTGQLLFADDFCAEIAEREPYSEHVLELTPVEEDQVYREAQEGEGDPGSMVVSPVPITEGTPENGYTLSVTVGITPEESTTGGGAPTRKI; this is encoded by the coding sequence ATGGCGGACTCGAGGTTCCAGGGCGCACCACTCACCCGGCGGCACGCCATCGCGGGCGGCGGTGCCCTGGTGATGGGAACGGCTCTGGCCGGGTGCTCCTCCTCCGACTCCGGAAGCGGGACCGGCGGCACGGAGTCGGCCCCGTCGGTCGACGGCACCGACGGGGTGTGCGTGCTGTCCCCGGAGGTGACCGAGGGCCCCTACTACCTCGACGGGCAGCTCATCCGCGAGGACATCACCGACGGCAAGCAGGGCTTCCCGCTGGCGATGGCGATCACAGTGGTCGACTACTCCGACGGCTGCGCCCCGATGACCGAGGACTCGGTGGCGGTGGAGATCTGGCACTGCGACGCCTGGGGCTACTACTCCGGCTACACCGACGCCGGCCCCGGCGGGCAGGTCCCCGACGAGGACGGTGAGGGCGACGAGATGTCCTTCCTGCGGGGCATCCGCCTGGTGGACGGCGACGGTACCGCCTACTTCAGCACGGTCGTCCCGGGCTGGTACAGGCCCCGGGTCACGCACGTCCACCTCAAGGTGCACGTCGGAGGCGAGGCCGACACCACCTACGAGGGCGGCACCACGGTGCACACCGGCCAGCTGCTGTTCGCCGACGACTTCTGCGCCGAGATCGCCGAACGCGAGCCCTACTCCGAGCACGTGCTGGAACTGACCCCGGTCGAGGAGGACCAGGTGTACCGGGAGGCGCAGGAGGGGGAAGGGGACCCCGGCAGCATGGTCGTCTCGCCCGTCCCGATCACCGAGGGCACGCCGGAGAACGGCTACACCCTGTCCGTGACCGTGGGCATCACCCCGGAGGAGTCCACGACCGGCGGCGGAGCGCCCACCCGAAAGATATGA
- a CDS encoding aminopeptidase P family protein — protein MSEQQRPEAETDAPVFSPRKNGQAQSVSDELAAWMSTGWADTERRDLEPIEQADHTARRRARISAAFPGERLVVPAGQLITRSNDTEYPFRAATPYAYLTGDTSDGGCLVFTPDADGGHDVVLYLKPRSNRDNGEFWLGGYGELWTGRRNSLPEAAELLGVATADVRTLPDALRSGDTAVRIVRGHDAELDALVDEVRGDADEDSRAKSAQLDAELDVTLADHRLVKDAWEVEQLQLAVDATVRGFNDVVTALPQAKDTSERFIEGTFFLRARVEGNDVGYGTIAASGPNATTLHWTRNDGPVREGDLLLLDAGVETTTLYTADVTRTMPVSGAFTDTQRKVYDLVFAAQEAGIAAVAPGRPFTDFHEASQRVLAEGLIEWGLLEGPVDRVLELGLQRRYTLHGTGHMLGMDVHDCAASRQEVHLYGDLEAGMVLTVEPGLYFQPDDLTVPEELRGIGVRIEDDVLVTEEGRTVMSAGLPRSSAEVESWLAERLPR, from the coding sequence GTGAGCGAGCAGCAGCGCCCGGAGGCAGAGACGGACGCGCCCGTGTTCAGTCCACGCAAGAACGGGCAGGCGCAGTCGGTCTCCGACGAGCTCGCCGCGTGGATGAGCACCGGCTGGGCCGACACCGAGCGGCGCGACCTCGAACCGATCGAGCAGGCCGACCACACCGCGCGGCGCCGCGCCCGGATCAGCGCCGCCTTCCCCGGCGAGCGCCTGGTCGTGCCCGCCGGACAGCTGATCACCCGGTCCAACGACACCGAGTACCCCTTCCGCGCCGCGACGCCCTACGCCTACCTGACCGGTGACACCTCCGACGGCGGCTGCCTGGTCTTCACCCCCGACGCCGACGGCGGCCACGACGTCGTGCTCTACCTCAAGCCCCGTTCCAACCGCGACAACGGCGAGTTCTGGCTGGGTGGCTACGGCGAGCTGTGGACCGGCCGTCGCAACAGCCTGCCCGAGGCCGCGGAGCTGCTGGGCGTGGCCACCGCCGACGTGCGCACCCTGCCCGACGCCCTGCGCTCGGGCGACACGGCCGTGCGGATCGTGCGCGGCCACGACGCCGAGCTCGACGCCCTCGTCGACGAGGTGCGCGGGGACGCCGACGAGGACTCGCGCGCCAAGTCCGCCCAGCTGGACGCCGAGCTGGACGTGACCCTGGCCGACCACCGCCTGGTCAAGGACGCCTGGGAGGTCGAGCAGCTGCAGCTGGCGGTCGACGCCACCGTGCGCGGCTTCAACGACGTGGTCACCGCCCTGCCGCAGGCCAAGGACACCTCCGAGCGGTTCATCGAGGGCACGTTCTTCCTGCGCGCCCGGGTGGAGGGCAACGACGTCGGTTACGGCACCATCGCCGCCTCCGGCCCCAACGCCACCACCCTGCACTGGACCCGCAACGACGGCCCCGTGCGTGAGGGCGATCTGCTGCTGCTGGACGCGGGTGTGGAGACCACGACCCTGTACACCGCCGACGTCACGCGCACCATGCCGGTGTCGGGCGCCTTCACCGACACCCAGCGCAAGGTGTACGACCTGGTCTTCGCCGCCCAGGAGGCGGGTATCGCCGCGGTCGCCCCCGGCCGCCCGTTCACGGACTTCCACGAGGCCTCGCAGCGGGTGCTGGCCGAAGGGCTGATCGAGTGGGGCCTGCTGGAGGGCCCGGTGGACCGCGTCCTGGAGCTGGGCCTGCAGCGCCGGTACACCCTGCACGGCACCGGCCACATGCTGGGGATGGACGTGCACGACTGCGCCGCCTCGCGCCAGGAGGTGCACCTGTACGGCGACCTGGAGGCCGGCATGGTGCTCACGGTCGAGCCGGGCCTGTACTTCCAGCCCGATGACCTCACCGTCCCCGAGGAGCTGCGCGGCATCGGCGTGCGCATCGAGGACGACGTGCTGGTGACCGAGGAGGGCCGCACCGTGATGTCGGCCGGTCTGCCGCGTTCGTCGGCCGAGGTCGAGTCCTGGCTGGCCGAGCGCCTTCCGCGCTGA
- a CDS encoding TetR/AcrR family transcriptional regulator, translated as MTESARSKPSSRDRILTAAAEMVGENPAARLSVRAVAARAGVSTGSLRHHFPTQRALQDAVLTGLYDVAFPGEPIHDTDLPARDRLVGCLRQLLAPTGTGEQARQAWRQIYASLISTEPTEASREGYLAIERQAQHRVEYWLSVLADARELPEGDNTARAKFLLTVINGLSLERALPGSESLLASENTTLYTAVDSVLRG; from the coding sequence ATGACCGAATCAGCCCGCTCGAAGCCGAGTTCGCGCGACAGGATCCTCACGGCGGCCGCGGAGATGGTGGGCGAGAACCCCGCCGCACGGTTGAGCGTGCGGGCGGTGGCCGCCAGAGCAGGGGTGAGCACGGGCTCGCTCCGACACCACTTCCCGACGCAGCGCGCCCTTCAGGACGCGGTGCTCACCGGCCTCTACGACGTGGCGTTCCCCGGCGAGCCCATCCACGACACGGACCTGCCCGCGCGGGACCGGCTGGTCGGCTGTCTGCGGCAGCTGCTCGCGCCCACCGGAACCGGGGAACAGGCGAGACAGGCGTGGCGGCAGATCTACGCGTCCCTCATCAGTACCGAGCCGACCGAGGCGTCCCGCGAGGGGTACCTCGCCATCGAACGGCAGGCGCAACACCGCGTGGAGTACTGGCTCTCCGTCCTGGCCGACGCGAGAGAGCTCCCCGAGGGGGACAACACCGCCCGCGCGAAGTTCCTGCTCACCGTGATCAACGGCCTCTCGCTGGAAAGGGCGCTTCCGGGATCGGAGTCCCTGCTCGCGTCCGAGAACACCACCCTGTACACCGCCGTCGACAGCGTGCTGCGCGGCTGA
- a CDS encoding DUF418 domain-containing protein has product MTTSNSGRAPTAQDRPLPPTPLSERSLAPDLARGMMLLLIALAHTPYFLYTAQTGAAGLHPLDGSVADKIAQAFTLIVVDARVHTMFGFLFAYGIGQMYARQTAKGTSPLQARRLLRRRHLWMIAFGAVHALLLWQGDIIGVYGLIGLIMVPLFFGRSDRTLKVWIGVLLALGALIALAGALAATGATGAGGASGAAAEMQRASIAEASYPASMAPRLSAWLVQLVSGVATLALPTAFLMGVLAARHRLLDEPGRHLVLLRRLALWGIAAGWAAGAVLALQHTTSAGFGSVSMLAGVSFFVGIFTGVGYAALFGLVAHWLSGRAAATAWPVRWLGALGRRSMSGYLAQSLVWGPVLAAWGLGLGASMSSWSASVLAVLTWALTVVGAAALERAGRRGPAEVLLRRLTYRSVRSPGA; this is encoded by the coding sequence ATGACCACCAGCAATTCCGGTCGCGCACCGACCGCGCAGGACAGGCCGCTCCCACCGACTCCACTCTCGGAGCGGTCCCTGGCCCCCGACCTGGCGCGGGGGATGATGCTGCTGCTGATCGCCCTCGCGCACACCCCCTACTTCCTCTACACCGCCCAGACGGGCGCAGCTGGGCTGCACCCGTTGGACGGAAGCGTCGCCGACAAGATCGCCCAGGCGTTCACGCTGATCGTGGTGGACGCCCGGGTCCACACGATGTTCGGGTTCCTCTTCGCCTACGGCATCGGGCAGATGTACGCGCGCCAGACCGCCAAGGGGACCAGCCCTCTCCAAGCACGGCGGCTGCTGCGCCGGCGCCACCTGTGGATGATCGCCTTCGGGGCGGTGCACGCGCTGCTGCTGTGGCAGGGCGACATCATCGGCGTCTACGGGCTGATCGGCCTGATCATGGTGCCGCTGTTCTTCGGTCGCTCGGACCGGACACTGAAGGTGTGGATCGGCGTCCTGCTGGCTCTGGGCGCTCTGATCGCCCTGGCGGGCGCGCTGGCCGCGACCGGCGCGACCGGCGCGGGCGGCGCGAGCGGTGCGGCGGCCGAGATGCAGCGGGCCAGCATCGCGGAGGCCTCCTACCCGGCCTCGATGGCGCCGCGGCTCTCGGCGTGGCTGGTCCAGCTGGTGTCCGGTGTCGCGACGCTGGCACTGCCGACGGCGTTCCTGATGGGCGTGCTGGCGGCGCGCCACCGGCTGCTGGACGAGCCGGGCCGGCACCTGGTGCTGCTGCGGCGGCTGGCGCTGTGGGGGATCGCCGCGGGGTGGGCGGCCGGTGCGGTGCTGGCTCTCCAGCACACCACGTCCGCCGGGTTCGGTTCCGTGTCGATGCTGGCGGGGGTGAGCTTCTTCGTCGGGATCTTCACCGGTGTCGGGTACGCGGCGCTGTTCGGCCTGGTGGCGCACTGGTTGAGCGGGCGCGCCGCGGCAACGGCGTGGCCGGTGCGGTGGCTGGGCGCGCTCGGCCGGCGGTCGATGAGCGGGTACCTGGCGCAGTCGCTGGTGTGGGGGCCGGTCCTGGCCGCCTGGGGCTTGGGCTTGGGTGCGTCCATGTCGAGTTGGTCGGCCTCGGTGCTGGCGGTGCTCACCTGGGCCCTGACGGTGGTCGGTGCGGCGGCGCTGGAGCGGGCCGGGCGTAGGGGCCCGGCGGAGGTGCTCCTGCGTCGGTTGACCTATCGGTCGGTGCGCTCACCCGGCGCCTGA
- a CDS encoding TetR/AcrR family transcriptional regulator — protein MSRAVTTYHQRIAQEKRALILAAATALFLELGYDRTSLARIAERSGVSRATLFKQFPSKAALFDAMVTESWSTADEEDPPPAGDIVDGLGTIGRRYAELLSRPQMTDLFRIVIAELPRFPELANAQFSHGKMPYFESVRGYLLAEHEAGTVRIEDVDLAATQFLGMISNYVFWPTLLVPGWEVSAERVAQVVDEAVRTMAARYAVTGPESSTDD, from the coding sequence ATGAGCAGAGCCGTGACGACGTATCACCAGCGCATCGCCCAGGAGAAGCGCGCCCTGATCCTGGCGGCCGCGACCGCCCTGTTCCTCGAGTTGGGCTACGACCGGACGTCGCTGGCGCGGATCGCGGAGCGCTCGGGCGTTTCGCGGGCCACCTTGTTCAAGCAGTTTCCGAGCAAGGCCGCCCTGTTCGACGCCATGGTCACCGAGTCCTGGTCGACCGCTGACGAAGAGGATCCACCGCCGGCGGGCGACATCGTCGACGGGCTCGGCACCATCGGCCGCCGCTACGCCGAGCTGTTGAGCCGCCCCCAGATGACCGACCTGTTCCGCATCGTCATCGCCGAGCTGCCGCGATTCCCCGAACTCGCCAACGCGCAGTTCTCACACGGGAAGATGCCCTACTTCGAGTCCGTACGCGGCTACCTGCTGGCCGAGCACGAGGCGGGAACGGTGCGGATCGAAGACGTGGACCTCGCGGCCACCCAGTTCCTGGGCATGATCTCCAACTACGTCTTCTGGCCGACCCTCCTCGTGCCGGGCTGGGAGGTGAGCGCCGAACGCGTCGCCCAGGTGGTCGACGAGGCCGTCCGCACCATGGCAGCCCGGTACGCCGTGACCGGACCGGAATCGTCGACCGACGACTGA
- a CDS encoding glucose 1-dehydrogenase, whose translation MRRFDDQTVLVTGGTGGQGSSHVRAFHAEGANVVIGDIDAERGAALADELGTRARFIHLDVTDESSWSAAVPAAESAFGALNVLVNNAGVQNPPVPIEKTDQVTWSRILDINLTGTFLGIKAAAPALRRATGGAIVNIASTMGLGGTAHYAPYVASKWAVRGLTQTAALELGRDHIRVNTIHPGVIATPFIQEPAAGATAAIADFYSPEPFAIPRLGEPTDVTRLLLFLTSSDASFITGSEYVIDGGLLLGPALQKEAA comes from the coding sequence ATGCGCCGCTTCGACGACCAGACCGTGCTCGTGACCGGTGGGACCGGTGGCCAGGGATCGAGCCACGTGCGCGCCTTTCACGCGGAGGGAGCGAACGTGGTGATCGGCGACATCGACGCCGAACGCGGCGCCGCTCTCGCCGACGAGCTCGGGACCCGCGCTCGCTTCATCCACCTCGACGTCACCGACGAGAGCTCGTGGTCCGCCGCTGTGCCGGCCGCCGAGAGCGCCTTCGGCGCCCTGAACGTGCTCGTCAACAACGCGGGCGTCCAGAACCCGCCGGTGCCGATCGAGAAGACGGACCAGGTCACGTGGTCGCGCATCCTGGACATCAACCTCACCGGGACCTTCCTCGGCATCAAGGCCGCCGCCCCCGCTCTGCGACGTGCAACAGGGGGAGCCATCGTCAATATCGCCTCGACCATGGGCCTGGGCGGCACAGCGCACTACGCGCCGTACGTGGCCAGTAAGTGGGCCGTGCGTGGTCTCACGCAAACGGCGGCGCTCGAACTCGGCCGGGACCACATCCGCGTGAACACCATCCACCCCGGCGTGATCGCGACCCCCTTCATCCAGGAACCAGCAGCCGGCGCCACCGCGGCGATCGCCGACTTCTACTCACCCGAGCCGTTCGCCATCCCCCGACTCGGAGAGCCGACCGACGTCACCCGGCTTCTCCTGTTCCTCACGTCATCGGACGCGTCGTTCATCACGGGGTCGGAGTACGTCATCGACGGTGGACTCCTCCTCGGGCCCGCCCTTCAGAAGGAGGCCGCATGA
- a CDS encoding nitroreductase/quinone reductase family protein, which yields MSGPGTAGWDDSARDASLAHLPDDIRRAIEITPAAGTSERIIDITTRGRRTGRPRRIEIFFYRAAGGTYLCSGAGGAATDWHANLLATPAFTFHLKNGIRADLPARATPVTAPAERRAVLAEIVADLNQPHDPGTIRPTRLEDWADSRLMRISFRHRP from the coding sequence ATGAGCGGTCCGGGCACGGCCGGATGGGACGACTCCGCACGGGACGCGTCCTTGGCGCACCTGCCCGATGACATCCGGCGAGCCATCGAGATCACGCCCGCGGCAGGCACCAGTGAACGGATCATCGACATCACGACACGGGGGCGCCGCACCGGCCGGCCACGCCGCATCGAGATCTTCTTCTACCGAGCCGCGGGCGGCACCTACCTGTGCAGCGGCGCCGGCGGGGCCGCTACCGACTGGCATGCGAACCTTCTCGCCACTCCCGCCTTCACCTTCCACCTCAAGAACGGGATCCGTGCGGATCTGCCGGCGCGGGCCACGCCGGTCACCGCCCCAGCCGAACGCCGGGCCGTGCTGGCGGAGATCGTCGCGGATCTCAACCAGCCCCACGATCCAGGGACCATCCGGCCGACTCGGCTCGAAGACTGGGCCGACAGCCGGCTGATGCGCATCAGCTTCCGCCATCGGCCATGA